From Patescibacteria group bacterium:
GCCTCCTATCATTGGTCCTCCTTAATTTAACTTAGAAAAAAGCTTCTCGAATATTTTCTCAACTTCATCTTTGTTCAAAAATCCCTCGGCTCCTATCGTACTTGTTTTCGGGCTGACCTCCGTCCGGTGATATGTAGCACCTTCAACTCGTTCGCTGATTTTTTTCGAATCAAACTGGCTTACCGATTCGCAAGGAGTGGCGCCATCCGGTAATGATTCGTAGCTATAGAGCAAAGAGCCGGTAATCAAATAATTCTTCACTCGAACTGCAATACAAAAACGTTTTTTCTCGTCTTGGATCAAGAATACTGCTGGTCGGCCGAGCACCGTTCCTTGCTCATTCTGAAGCCCCGATTTTTCTCTTTCCGCCTTTATTTTCGGGGCCGAGCTCTTCATCAGGGATTGCATCTTGTCCATTTGAGCTTTTTGCGTCGGAGTCATTTGAGCTTGAACTACTTTGCTATTCAAAACTTTTTCGAGATCCATACCGGCCGGTGCACCGGGGATTTGCGAGTTATATAAATTACCTTCCGCCGTGTCACTTTGATTCTTCATAGCTTCTCCGGCGGTTTTTTCGTCTGGATACTCGACGACAATTATATCTGCTACCATGTCGTACTCTTCAGGATGAGATTTGTTCATCTCTTGCCTTAGTTTCTCAATGGTCTCGACGGTGACTCCCGGCATGTACCCAGAGGCTGCGCAAGCTTTCATCCCTTTGTAAAAATCCGCCAGATTTCCACGGGTCATTTCTTTCGAATATTTTACTCCGGTGGCCGCAACCGGTTCTGGCCCGCCAGAAATCAAGCCGCCATCCACCAGAGTGCGATCCATCTTAATCTCGGGGCTAAAATGACCGACAGAAACGACGGTCTGATTTACTGAAGATGATTTTTTGAACGATTTCCATTGGCTACCGGACAGGGCATCATCGATGGCTGAAATGGTTTTGTTAGATTTTTTGGCTTTCATCGCGAGCTCATCATAAATTTCTTGCTACAATTAGCATTGTACCACTCCGCTACAATAATAAAAGTAGAGTAAAGCACCTTCTTGTGGTCGTGCAAATTTATTTTAGCGAGAGATGAAAGAGAAAATGGTAATGTAATTTTGCGTTTATGATAATCAGCATTGTAGCACCACCAATGCAAGCGTATATTTAAAGCATGAAAAAATATGCAACGGTTGAGGATTATATTTCTTCATACGATCCTGAAACTCGGGAGAAATTGGAATTGATGCGGAAAATTATTAAAGAAGCCGCACCGGAAGCCGTCGAATCGATCAGCTACGGCATGCCTGGTTATAAACTGAACGGAAAGCAGTTTCTCTACTTCGGCGGATTTCCTACCCACATCGGTTTTTACCCCCTGCCGTGTGCGATCAGAGAATTTTCCCACGACATTAAGAAATTCAAACACTCCAAGGGGGCAATTCAATTTTCCCTTGCTGAACCTTTGCCGATAGGGTTAATAAAAAGAATGGTTAAGTATCGAATAAGTGAACTGGAAGATAATAACTCGTGTTAATAAATATAGAGGAACCGATTATAAATTATCTTTCGAATCTATACAATCTACCCGGGACGGTCAGCTACTGCGAGCAAGCAATCGGCCACATAATCAAACGGCCATTTGATACCGGTGGCAATATTGTCTTTCTAATTGTCGGGATAATAATTTTATTGGTGGGCAGAAACAAAGCACTCGCTAGAGCCTTCGGTTGGACGACAATTTTGATCTGGCTTCTTTCATCGATCTGGGATGCAACTGCTAGTTTTCTCTTTCAGATTTTCGATTTCACCGGAATGTTTATTTTCGTAACATTGCTTTTATTTTTGAATTTCGAGCGAATGGGGTTAAAAGTGGCTAAAATTTATCGCTGGCTGGTTGTGATTCTCGGCGCGGCGATATTTTTGGTATTTGGTGGACTTTCGCCTCATGTTTTCTTCGGCGCATTGGTTTTTGCCGTCATAATTACTGAATTTTTGGCGAGGCAAAAATATTCAAGAAAACTTTGGTACTTGGGCTTGGCTTCTTTCGCCACCGGATTCATATTTTGGATAATTGATATGAATAAACTCATTTGTGACCCGACAAAAATTTTCTCTGGCCGCAACTTAGAGCACCTATTTTTCTCGATAGCAATATATCTTCTGTGTGTACATTATAGTAAGATTCAAGAAGAATAATTGAGGGTAATATGAATATTTTTCTTACTTCACAAGCGTCGAGGGTTTTGGATAAGATTGTGGAAATGCTACCAAAACCACCCAGAGAACTCAGGGTGGCATTTATTCCGACAGCATCCGATCCCTACGAAGAGCATCCGTGGTTAGATGAGGATCGAGCGAAGTTTATCGAACTTGGATTTAATGTTATTGACTTCGATTTGAAGTATAAAACAGAGGATGAAACGCGCCAAGCTCTTAAAAATTTTGATATTTTGTTTGTTGCTGGTGGTAACACATTCTATCTTCTGAGCGAAGCAAGGAAGAGCGGGTTCTGCAAAGTTGCAAAGGAAATGGTTGAAGCTGGCAAAATTTACATTGGATCTAGTGCGGGAAGTTACATCGCTTGCCCAACAATCGAAGCAGCCACATGGAAAAATCCGGAGAAAGAACGATTTGGGCTGGTTGATCTAAGGGCTTTGTGCTTCGTAGATTTTATACTCACAGCACACTACAAAGACAAATATAAGGATGCAGTGGCTGAAGGCAAAAAAACTTCTAGATACCGTGTAGTTGTATTAACTGACGAACAATTTGTTGATAAAGATGGAAAAATTTACTAAAAATCTAATAGCCCCTTGTGGGATGAACTGCGGAGTTTGTCTTCACTATTTACGGGCAGAAAATAAATGCCCTGGTTGCTTTACCGGTCGTAAAGTAAATAGTCGACCGATCAAGTGCGGGCGCCGCCTATGCAAAAGCCGAACTGGCGTTTTCTGCTTCGAGTGCAATAAGTTCCCTTGCGACAGCATTGAGCGATTAGATGCGCGCTATCGTGAAAAATACGGCATGTCGGAAATTGAGAATTTACTATATATAAGAGACAATGGAATTGACGAATTCTTAAAATCGCAAGGGAAGAAATATATCAAAGGCGACAAAATATATTGCGTGCATGATAAAAAATATTATTAGAAATCTAAGCCATGAAAAATAGTACAGCAAAATTTTTCCTTTGGATTCCCAGAATTCTCTCGATCCTTTTCATTATCTTCATCAGCATATTTGCTTTGGATGTTTTTTCTGAATCACAATGGCTATTTGCTCTTTTAATGCACCTGATCCCCACTGCTATTTTGATTATATTAACAGCGATTGCCTGGAAAAACGAGTGGATCGGCGGAATGATATTTTTTGCATCTGGAGTGATTTTTTTGATTGCGACTCGCCTTGAGGCCTACATAATCGCTCTCCCATTAATTGCCATCGGGGTATTGTTTTTACTGAGTAAAAAATATGGTCTAAAGAAATGAGGTGTAAATGGCAAAACAATTAAATGAGAATGGAAAAGAGCTGGGACCGAATGATGAAACCGGCTGCTGCCCGCGATTTGATCCCAAACCGTGGGATGGAAAAGTTATTGAATGGGAAGCTAAAAAGTTTATAAAAGACCGCGTCAGAACGTTTATGTTCATGCCGATTAACTTTGGCAAAGTAATGACTAGAGCGATGAAAAAGATCGATGATTCAGATGCCAAGTCAGACGTCGGACTCTGCTTATCTGACCATACTTCAAAATGGAATATGGACATTTACATTGCCGTATCCAAAGAAGTTAAAGACGCGGATAATGTGACGATTTCCGGCAAGTTTTTATCCAAAGTTTACGATGGCCCGTTCAAAGATACGGGCATTTGGTGTAAGGATTTCGAGAATTATGCAAAAAAAGAGGGTCACGAGATTAAAAAGTGGTACATGTCCTACACTACCTGCCCTGCCTGTGCCAAAAAATACGGCCATAATTATGTGATTGTCTTGGGACAAATTTAATTCAAATCTTATGGGAAAAATAAGACTGAAGAGATCACAATAAATTCTTTGGAGATATCATTAAAAAAATGAAAAAAATATCAATTTTCGGTTTTCTTGGGACCGCTACATATCTTTTAACAATTATCATCGGTGGACTTTTTAGAGACAACTATCGGCTTTTTATTGACCCGATCAGCCGTATTTTTGCACGAGGCCTTCCTGGAAGCTGGGCCATTGCCCTGTTTCTTACACTAGGCAATTTTTTGATAATTGCGATCGCGATTGGGATATTTATTCGCTCAAAAAATACTTTTATCAAAACCGGAATGATTTTTTTGATTTTTTCAGGGATCATCGCGAGCATACTGTATAATTTTTTTCCAATGGATCCATGGCTCGGCGGCCGGACCCCGGCAGATGTCATACACAATGATATTTTTGGGGTTGTTGTTGCGAGTATTATTTTTGCCTTGTTTTTCTTTGCCCTGGGAGCCAAATTTGAACTGAGATACAAGAGTTTGTCCAAATATCTTTGGGCGACATTTATTGCGTTCCTCGCAGTTAGTGTTGCCGGCGGAATATCCTGGGATAATTTTCCCTATCTCACCGGCTCACTTGAGAGTATTTTTTTGTTAATCTTCATGCAATGGCTCATTGTGATTTCAAGAACGCTTCAACTAGAGCATAATAAAAACAATTAGATGTTTGGAAGGAAAATGAACGAGGACCAAGAGCCCAAAAAAGAAGTTTTTGAGGAAGACGACGAATCGGAATGGGAATAAATTTTATATCAGTAGGAATGGGTTGAAAAGAAAGCCCGAGCTTCATCTCGAGTTGAACTTATAGGCACTCCGCTTTGATAGAGCATCCTGATCGATCTTTGATCATTGGCCTTAAGCCCACCCCAATACATCATAATCGGATTACCCATCTCTGACTCTCCCAACCTATTCGAATGGCCCATAAAACCAACCGCATGCATCATTTCGTGCTTTAGAGACCAGCATTTTTCTTCGTTGCCCCAATCGCTATTATTTGGAAGATAGATTACCGCCGAGGTCATATTCCCTAAAGTATCATTTGTCGTATCCGCAAACGGTAAATAATTACCATTCATTTCCCGAAGTTCCTCCATTGTGACCATCTCGATCCTTATCTGCATCGCCGGTTGGTTGGCATCATGAACAATCCTAACTCCTCCAGAATTATTGTTGAAATCAGCAATGAACATATCAAGACATTGGTTATACTCTGATAAAATTACGCCAGGCCGCCCTGCGGCATAAATTGTACTTCTCGACCAACGTTTTGTATTCCTGGGTTCAAATTCACCGATACTGGAATTTGCTAGATCAAGATAGAAATCCAAGAAACTGACAGATGCGGCTGGAGGTGTCGTTCCTGGATTTGATCCTCCGGAGTTATCTTGTCCATCTGATTTATCACTTTTGGGCGCATCTTTTGTATCAGGAGTTTTTGTTTCCGGATTATCTGCCAGATTTTCAGCCGAGGGTTCTTCGTTGGGAAAATTTATTTCGATATCGTCTTTTGAATTTGGACCGAGAAAATATGAGCGATAACTAGCATATCCGGTGACAGCAAAAAATAAAAAAATTATTACTCCAAGAATGATCCAGCGGGTTTTTTTGGGGGTTTTGGCCTTTTGTTCTTCGCCAGGTTTTTGATCTTCCCTTTTTTCCATCAAAATTTATTATATTCCTCCGTCATCAAGTTGAAAATAAGTTTATGCTTGAGTAAAATAAAAGCAATATTGATATTGCTTAGTTGATTTCGAAATGGAGTCAAATGGAACAGTGGATTTTGATCCTTGGCTGGGGGTCGCCGATAGGCATCGGGATTTTCCTAGTCGCCATAGCGACTATGGTTTATATTCTGTCCAAGGCCAACAAGAAAAAAGAATAGGAATATTCTAAAATATTTCATTGGACGAAGGAATCATGAGACGATGGTTCCACTGGATTTTTTTGGGAATTGGAATCGTGCTCTTAATTCTTGGTGCAACCCTGGCATTTTATTACTACTACCGCTTGCCGATGGAGATCAAGTCCGGCGAATTCACCCACACAGCGATTGATGTCGTCCAAAGTAGCGGCAAATCGCCAGGAATTGTAACTTGGAAAATCGGCTCAAATACCTATACAATCGATAATTCGGGTGATGGCGGTGGGGCCTCCACTAAAGATACTGATACAAAAAAATAATTGACCTCGAGGAACTCTTTCGCTATATTTTAGCTGTTGGAAAAATGTTCTCGTGTTCTGCCCTTGGAACAATCAAACGAGCCCAACCGGAAAACTCAAGGGCCCCAAAAACTATTCAAATGCGGACTTGCCTCGAGTCGAAAAGGTTTACCTCGAGCTTAGTCGAGAGGTCGAAATTGGATAGTCTTATCAACCTAACTTCGCTGGAGAATTCATGGATAATAAAGAATTCAACAAGGCCTTCGATGAGGCAACAAAGAAGAAAATGCTCGAAGAGCCGGAAATTTGGTACAAACCGCGAAGGCACAGATGGGATGAGTGGGGCTCGCCGGTCGGACTGGGAATCTGGTGGTTGCTATTCTGGGTTACACCAGCAATCGTCATCTACATCCTCCATCTCGCCGAACTGATCTAGCAAGCAAAATAAAAATCGCCCGACATTTCTCGGGCGATTTTTATTTGGCAAACAATTTGAAAGTTTGCTCAAGAATATTGCAAAAAAGGCAAATTTATTGTATAAAATATACGCTCAATAAAACGGAGAAATCTGTGACTCGGAAAGGAGTTGCTGCGGTACCTATGACCGAAACCACCAACCACAAGAGACAGAGACAAGCCCGACTCCGCACTCGCCAACCGTTAATGCTTGACTTGAGCGACGGCGAGCTTCTGAAAGAGCTCGGCAACAGCGTCCGCGTCCACTTCCGGTGCGGCCACATTGAATGGGTCGACACTCGCACCCTCCTAGCTCAAGACGGAGGTCGAGCCGTCGCCACTGCAGCAGTCAAGTACAATGCGGTGATCCGTCGGAGCCAGACGTACTGCCCGGCCTGCAACAAGTGACGACTTCGCTACTCCGTACACCGCGCCCATTCCTGCAACTCGGGAATGGGCAAGGCCAGAGAGATCAAATAATTGATCATTCTGGCCTTTTTTGGATCAATTTCCATATTTATCTCCATACTCTCGAGCTAAAATAGAAATAATTTAGAATGTAAAACCTAAAGCTGGGACGATAAGCGAATATTCGGATCTAAATAAACATTAAAAGGTGGTAACCAACAGATTGTAGCTAGTGATTTTGGAGGAATTACTCTTTATTTGGCCTCTACAATTATCTATAATTAAATTATCTATTAACAAAAAGGAGCTTATGAAAAAAGTTCTCGCAGCAATAGCGTTATTGATTACAATATCAATGATGCCCTCGATGGCGTTGGCGGCAGATTTTCGAAGCGCAAAACAAGGACCTCTCGATATTGGAAAAGATGAAGCGGCCAAGAATCTATATGCCGCAGCCAGCACGATAAATACTTCCGCAAACATTAAAGGAGATTTGGTTGCTGCCGGAAGTTCGATCAACGTGCAAGGTGATGTCGAAGATAGCTTGGTTGCCGCTGGGTCCAACATAAATGTCCAAGGCAAAATTGGCCAAAATGCAAAACTGGCAGGGTCGAATATTAATCTGACTGGCAATATTGGTGGCGATTTGTTAGCAGGCGGAGCAATGATTTCCGTTTCTGATTCCTCAACCATTGGCGGCGACTTGATAGCTGGCGTAACGACTCTTTCGTTGAGCGGAACAGTTAGCGGCAAAGCGCGAATTGCCGGAACGGACGTTACATTAAACGGAAAAATTGATGGTGATACCGATATTTGGGCAACCAATGTAACCCTCGGCGACAAAGCAATAATTAACGGAAAATTAACCTATCATTCCCCGAACACAGCTGCAATTTCTGAATCTGCGAATGTAAAAGGTGGAATTGACTATCAAAAGACAGAAAACCAAAAGCAATATTACAGCAAAGCAAAGATGTTCGGGCTTTTCGGAACACTTGGAATTTTAGGCATTCTTGCAACACTTGCCTTATTGTTTGTTGTCGTTTATTTGCTGCCCAAAACAAGCAAGAATTATGTTACGGAAATGCTTTCTTCTTTTTGGAATAATCTCGGTTGGGGTTTCCTCACACTCGTTGCCGTACCGGTAGGCCTAATAATCGTTTCAATTACCATAATCGGGGTTAAACTCGCCGCAATTCTATTCCTTCTTTATGGTGCGCTTTTAGCAGTCGCAGGGATCTATGGCACTATTGCAATCGGCGCCCAACTGCTTAGATGGTTCGATTCCCGCCTGAAGGAATTTCGTGTTGATTGGCTAACAATTCTGATAGCGACGCTTGCAACAATCATCCTTGCTTTGATTCCGATTGCTGGCGGCCTAATTGTCTTCGCTTTCATGCTTGTCGGCCTCGGGCAACTAGTTCAAAATATTACTCGGTTTCTAAAAAGCCAACGCTAATTTTCTACTTGACCACGGTTTGCTCAATATCTATAATTGTAGTGTATTATTTTTGATTTAATTATCGAGGGGAGTTTATGAAAAAAGTACTCGTGTATGTAGGACTGGTCTTGTCGATAGTGGCTGGTTTAGTGTTGTTTGCGTCAAACGATTCCAAGGCAGCGGCCGAGGGGCCAACATGTAATTTTATCCCCGATAATACAAATTCTCTCTATGGAAAGACAGCACAAACAATACTCTGGCTGAAACATTCACAACAACCTTTGACAAAATAACAAAGGTTGATGTCAAGGCAAACAGCTTAGGAGGCTTTACCGGCACTATCACGGCTGCGATTTATTACGAGCCTGAGATGGGCATAGCAGGCATGACGACACGGAAATTTACAAATATGTCAGCCATGGATGATTATGAATTTACTTTTAATTCCCCTTTCACCGTACACCCTGGAGTAAATTACCAATTAGTGCTGTGGCTCACAGACAAGAATGAAGCTGATTTGTCGGGCACTTTTTATTGGAGGGTTTCGACAGATGCATCTTGCTATCCCGATGGTTATATCAAGATCAATACAATAAATGATTACCCGGCTTTGGATTTTGGTTTCCAAGTTTACGGAACAAAGGCATCGGTCCCAGCAGATGGTGATAATCCTTCTGACCAAACTGAAGAAACGACCGGGTCTACGCCATCCGAAAATGTTTCATCATCTATTGCCAAACCGACTTCCCTTGCTGCGGCATATGTCTCTGATTCAACACCCAAAGGCGTGAAATTGACTTGGAAAGCATCAACAACTACAGATATCGATGGCTATCGCATTTACCGCTCAACCGTGAAGGGAAAGAGCTATTCCAGGATTGGGCAAGTTGAAAAGACCAAATTGGAGTTTGTCGACCAGGCCGCCGAAGCATCACAAACATACTATTATGTAGTCCGTGCTTATAAAGCTTCTGATGAATCAGCGAGTTCCAACGAAGCTTCGCTTCAGGTTCCAGCCGATGCCGCACCTATTTCACCACAAAATTTGCACGTTGTTTCATTTACTGACTCTAAAATCAAAGTTGCTTGGGATAAAAATCCGGAATCAAATATCACAGCTTATACCTTGGTGATTTACAAAGGAGACAATGTTGTCGAGACAGTAACCCTGCCAGTTGCAAGCACAGAAAATATTTTTTCAAATTTAAGTGCCAATACCGATTACCGCATTACGGTACTTGCTTCAAACGATAAAGGTATCTCCTCTTCCGTATCCGAAATTACGCAGAAAACCGCAGCGGGCGCAACTCAAGTTTCTGCCGGGAAATTCGAAATGACGACCTTGACCTGGATATTGTCCGGAATAGCGGTCCTCTTGATCGGCACCTTGATACTCCTAATTTTGCGACGAAAAAGATTGGCAAAAAAGATCATACGATAACAAACTGGAAAAAAGCAGATTTTATAAAGTCTGCTTTTTTCGTATAATCAGTGCATGAATAATAAAAAACTTCTAATTTGGATGACTTGCTATGGCGGCTGGGCACCGGATTTAAGATCGAGGATTGAAATTCGAGGTCATGATGAGTATTTAAATGGCGTCGTCGATTTTGTGGTAAAAAATAACAAAAATATAGTCAGCTTTTTTATTTCTGGCGGTATGTTTGATAGTAAGGGCAGGACCGAATGTGAGACAGTTAGACCGGAACTTATTCGTCGCCTTGCAGTAAAAGGCATCCAAATCAATATTGAAACTGATAAAAAGAGTATTACAGGCCAAGAGATAATGGAAAAATTTCTATCAACTTGGCAATCAGAATATTCCGATGCTGATCCCGTTTTATTTGTTGACCAAGTTCGGGCTGAAGTTAATAGATACTCTTTTCATTATTATTGTAAGAAACTAGGTATCGATAATCTTAATGAAGACGTAATCCATCCACTACACCGCCTCGACGATCACCCAGACAGCACATTAGAAAAACAAGCTAAAAAACTTAAGATGATGAAGGAAAAAGGCGTTGACTTCGTCGAAAAAGAAGAACGGAAAATTCGTCTTGAGCTAGCTAAAAATAGCGAAATTAATACGATTTGTAGAAGAAAAGATAGTAAACAAGGCCATAAACAATAGCAGCTGCGACCAAATAAATCACTATCCATAACCAAACCGGCGTCTTCCCGTAGCCGCCCTTATCCTCTTCGGGCATACTTCTCCTTTTTTAATTAACTGCTTCGATTTTATTTGATAACTCTGCTGTAATCATTGTAGTTTTCTTCAATTTTGTAGAAAAAATGATCGACTTTTATTTCTATCCTCGCTAAAATGTATAAAGAATTAAAAAAGTGAGGTTTTATGAGCAAAACACAGGAGAATTTACTTAAAGCGTTTGCCGGCGAATCGATGGCGAGAAACAAGTACACATTCTTTGCCAAGAAAGCGACAGCTGAGGGATTAATTTGGATTGCTAAAGTGTTTGAGGAAACGGCCGACAATGAGCGGGCGCATGCCGAGGAAGAATACGAAAAAATGGAGCCAGCTGTCGAGATGACAAATACTTACGACATTAATTCTTTGGGCACGACACTCGAGAATTTACGCCATGCCGCCGCCGGCGAGAATTTTGAATGGACGAAAATGTATCCAGAATTTGAGAAAACCGCGGAAGAAGAAGGAAACGCTGAAGCTGCCAAACTTTTCAAGGAGATCAAAGAGGTCGAAGAGAAACACGACGAGCGCTATACAATTCTTGCGGACAAACTTGAAAAGGGTGAACTATACAAATCCGAGAATGAGATTGAATGGAAATGCCTAAATTGCGGATACATTCATAAAGGAACTTCCGCACCCGACAAGTGTCCTCTCTGCACCAAGCCACAAGGCTGGTATATGGGATTGGGAATCGTCAGATAACTAGTCCTTAGTTTGTAGTCCTTAGTTTGTAGTAATGAAAAAATGACCATGTGATGGTCATTTTTTCATATTTGTATTTGCTGAGGACTACGGACTACTCACTAGAGACTAGCGAACTATTTCAGGTAGTCTCTTAACTCTTCTGATTTTTCGTGTTTCTTGAGTTTTTGCAGGGCTTTAGCTTCGATCTGGCGAATTCGTTCGCGGGTGACGCCGAATTCCTGGCCGACTTCCTCAAGTGTATGCGTGCGTCCGTTCTCAAGCCCAAATCTCATACGCAAAATTTTCTGCTCGCGCGGTGAAAGCTCGCCAAGAAACTCGTTAACGTGGCCCTTAAGAAGTTGATAAATCGCCGATTCCTCCGGCGACAAGTTCTTGTCGTCTTCGATAAAATCGGAAAGTTTAGAATCCTCCTCTTCGCCCACGGGTGCTTCAAGAGAAACTGTTTCTTGTGAAATTTTGATAATATGTTCGACTTTATCAAGATCAAGCCCCATTTCTTGGGCAATTTCCTCCGGAGTCGGTTCGCGGCCAAGATCCTGAACCAGTTGGCGTTGGACACGGATCAACTTGTTAATCGTCTCAATCATGTGAACCGGAATCCGAATTGTTCTCGCCTGGTCGGCAATAGCTCGAGTTATCGCTTGGCGAATCCACCAAGTGGCATATGTCGAGAATTTATAGCCTTTTTTATAATCGAATTTCTCAACTGCGCGCATCAATCCCGTATTTCCCTCTTGGATCAAGTCGAGAAGCGATAGCCCGCGGCCAAGATATTTTTTGGCAATGGAAACAACCAACCGCAGATTAGCTTCGGCCAACTTTTTCTTCGCAACCTTGTCCCCTGATTCAACTCTCTTTGCTAGGCGGACTTCGTCTTCAGTGGACAGAAGAGGAATGCGGCCGATTTCACGTAAATACATGCGGACAGAATCGTCATCGGCAATTCCTGATATATCAAGGTCTTTGTCATATTTACTTTTGGCTTTGTCATCGCCGATTGCAGTTGCAATTATTCCGCCAGGTGCACTTTCTTTGAATTCGATGCCCTTTAGGAACATATAATCAAATATCTCATCGAGTTCAGCAACATTTTTTTCCGGCTCCGGCATCGCCTGGATCATTTCTCTTGCCGTAACAAAACCATGGGATTTACCTTTTCCAAGAAGCTTATTTACCTCTTCTGAAAATGGCAGTGGTTCTTCTTTTTTGAGTTGAAATACTTTTTTTGCCATAATATATAACCCCCAAAAACTAAATTCTAAGCCCTAAATCCTAAACGATCCTCAAACAATCTCAAATCCGCATATTTACACTTTTGAAATTTTGGATTTTGGATTTATTTTGAGTTTAGGATTTTTTCGTATAACAATCGTGATTATATCATTTCACGCCTACTTAATCAACTCTTGGAACTCAGAGAGAAGTTTTTTAATCTTCTCGTGATCGCCGGACTCTTCGGCCGCTTTTATTCGAGCAGCAAAATCGAGCTTGATATGTTCATTCGAATCACGCTTAATTCGCTCAACCAAAAATTCGATTTCTGACTTTAATACATTCTCATCACCTATTTCAATATCTGCTACTGATAATGCCGCGATCCCGTCCAAGGCGAGCTTTTCTTTGGGCAAATATTTGTCTGCCTCCATTTTTTGATCAGCAATTTCATTCAGGAATTTAATCACCGGCTGATTTTCCGACTCCAGACTTGAAAGGCGCAGTTTTTTTGTGTCGACGAATTTGGTCACTTCCGGTTTGGCCCACAAAATCCCAGCCAAACGCTCAACCGCGGTTAGATTTGGGGCTTGGGCCTGCTCCACAGAGCCTTTTTTGGCCTCATCGGATTTGGTTTTTGAGAGCGCATCCAAGAGCGAGGATTCAGAAATGGCTAGCTTGCCCGAAAGATACTTCAAGTAGTGCTCCTTTTCAATATCGGAATATATAATTTTGATCACGGGCAATATTTCTTTGGCAATTTTTTTCTTGGCAGAAACTGAAAGATCGGGATCTTTGCGAACAAGAAGATCAATCCAATACTCAAGTGCCGGCTTAGACTCTTTTACTGCCCGCTCCCAATTTTTTGGGTCAGCCTTGATCGCTTCATCGGGGTCCTTGTAAACTTTAGGCAAAGAAATTATCCGTGCAGTAATGTCATTTCGCAGTGCAATTGTAATCGCTTTCTTCATCGCCGCTTCACCCGCCACATCGGAATCGAAAGAAAAAGCGACTTCTGATGCGTAGCGAGACAATATTTTGAGCTGATCTTCGGTCAAGGCCGTTCCGGACGAAGCAACGACATTTTTAAAACCGGCCTGATGACAAGCGATCACATCCA
This genomic window contains:
- a CDS encoding Type 1 glutamine amidotransferase-like domain-containing protein — encoded protein: MNIFLTSQASRVLDKIVEMLPKPPRELRVAFIPTASDPYEEHPWLDEDRAKFIELGFNVIDFDLKYKTEDETRQALKNFDILFVAGGNTFYLLSEARKSGFCKVAKEMVEAGKIYIGSSAGSYIACPTIEAATWKNPEKERFGLVDLRALCFVDFILTAHYKDKYKDAVAEGKKTSRYRVVVLTDEQFVDKDGKIY
- a CDS encoding DUF1801 domain-containing protein; the protein is MKKYATVEDYISSYDPETREKLELMRKIIKEAAPEAVESISYGMPGYKLNGKQFLYFGGFPTHIGFYPLPCAIREFSHDIKKFKHSKGAIQFSLAEPLPIGLIKRMVKYRISELEDNNSC
- a CDS encoding hydrolase; amino-acid sequence: MAKQLNENGKELGPNDETGCCPRFDPKPWDGKVIEWEAKKFIKDRVRTFMFMPINFGKVMTRAMKKIDDSDAKSDVGLCLSDHTSKWNMDIYIAVSKEVKDADNVTISGKFLSKVYDGPFKDTGIWCKDFENYAKKEGHEIKKWYMSYTTCPACAKKYGHNYVIVLGQI
- a CDS encoding fibronectin type III domain-containing protein, whose product is MTTRKFTNMSAMDDYEFTFNSPFTVHPGVNYQLVLWLTDKNEADLSGTFYWRVSTDASCYPDGYIKINTINDYPALDFGFQVYGTKASVPADGDNPSDQTEETTGSTPSENVSSSIAKPTSLAAAYVSDSTPKGVKLTWKASTTTDIDGYRIYRSTVKGKSYSRIGQVEKTKLEFVDQAAEASQTYYYVVRAYKASDESASSNEASLQVPADAAPISPQNLHVVSFTDSKIKVAWDKNPESNITAYTLVIYKGDNVVETVTLPVASTENIFSNLSANTDYRITVLASNDKGISSSVSEITQKTAAGATQVSAGKFEMTTLTWILSGIAVLLIGTLILLILRRKRLAKKIIR
- a CDS encoding DUF998 domain-containing protein gives rise to the protein MKKISIFGFLGTATYLLTIIIGGLFRDNYRLFIDPISRIFARGLPGSWAIALFLTLGNFLIIAIAIGIFIRSKNTFIKTGMIFLIFSGIIASILYNFFPMDPWLGGRTPADVIHNDIFGVVVASIIFALFFFALGAKFELRYKSLSKYLWATFIAFLAVSVAGGISWDNFPYLTGSLESIFLLIFMQWLIVISRTLQLEHNKNN
- the rpoD gene encoding RNA polymerase sigma factor RpoD is translated as MAKKVFQLKKEEPLPFSEEVNKLLGKGKSHGFVTAREMIQAMPEPEKNVAELDEIFDYMFLKGIEFKESAPGGIIATAIGDDKAKSKYDKDLDISGIADDDSVRMYLREIGRIPLLSTEDEVRLAKRVESGDKVAKKKLAEANLRLVVSIAKKYLGRGLSLLDLIQEGNTGLMRAVEKFDYKKGYKFSTYATWWIRQAITRAIADQARTIRIPVHMIETINKLIRVQRQLVQDLGREPTPEEIAQEMGLDLDKVEHIIKISQETVSLEAPVGEEEDSKLSDFIEDDKNLSPEESAIYQLLKGHVNEFLGELSPREQKILRMRFGLENGRTHTLEEVGQEFGVTRERIRQIEAKALQKLKKHEKSEELRDYLK
- a CDS encoding ferritin family protein, with product MSKTQENLLKAFAGESMARNKYTFFAKKATAEGLIWIAKVFEETADNERAHAEEEYEKMEPAVEMTNTYDINSLGTTLENLRHAAAGENFEWTKMYPEFEKTAEEEGNAEAAKLFKEIKEVEEKHDERYTILADKLEKGELYKSENEIEWKCLNCGYIHKGTSAPDKCPLCTKPQGWYMGLGIVR